The Quercus robur chromosome 7, dhQueRobu3.1, whole genome shotgun sequence genome has a segment encoding these proteins:
- the LOC126692465 gene encoding abscisic acid receptor PYL4 yields the protein MLSNPPKPSLLLHRINTSTTNIATTPCQDELLFQKRTPQACPEIVARYHAHTVGPKQCCSAVIQEIDAPVSTVWSVVRRFDNPQAYKHFVKSCHVIVGDGNVGTLREVHVISGLPAGRSTERLEILDDERHVISFSVVGGDHRLANYKSVTTLHRSASTAGDGDRTVVVESYVVDIPPGNTMEDTCVFVDTIVRCNLQSLAQIAENVSRRNNNKSLSQ from the coding sequence atgCTATCGAATCCGCCGAAACCGTCACTCTTACTCCACAGAATCAACACCAGCACCACCAACATCGCAACGACGCCGTGTCAAGATGAGTTGCTGTTCCAGAAGCGGACCCCACAAGCTTGCCCCGAAATTGTGGCGAGGTACCACGCCCACACCGTGGGGCCCAAGCAGTGCTGCTCCGCCGTGATCCAGGAGATCGACGCCCCCGTCTCCACCGTGTGGTCCGTCGTGAGGCGCTTCGACAACCCCCAAGCCTACAAGCACTTCGTCAAGAGCTGCCACGTCATCGTCGGAGACGGCAACGTGGGCACCCTCCGCGAGGTCCACGTCATCTCCGGCCTCCCCGCCGGCCGGAGCACCGAGCGCCTCGAGATCCTCGACGACGAGCGCCACGTCATCAGCTTCAGCGTCGTCGGCGGGGACCACCGCCTGGCTAACTACAAGTCGGTCACCACCCTCCACCGCTCTGCGTCAACCGCGGGTGACGGCGACAGGACCGTCGTGGTCGAGTCCTACGTGGTGGATATTCCGCCCGGGAACACCATGGAGGACACGTGCGTGTTCGTCGACACCATCGTTCGGTGCAACCTCCAGTCACTCGCTCAGATCGCCGAAAACGTGTCGAGACGAAACAACAACAAGTCCCTGTCACAATAG
- the LOC126692466 gene encoding protein trichome birefringence-like 34, protein MAKKHQIVLGIWGIRSSFRSLIALLVTILIITAVYLSQDSGRFFENRANVELSQCNLFSGKWVFDNQSYPLYKEKECTYMSDQLACEKFGRKDLSYQNWRWQPHQCNLPRFNATALLERLRNKRLIFVGDSLNRGQWVSMVCLVDSAVPPTLKSMHTNGSLSTFKATEYNASIEFYWAPLLVESNSDDPLNHRVPNRTVRVKAIEKHARHWTDADILVFDSYLWWRRPTMKVLWGSFESPDGIYKEVEMLRVYEMALRTWSDWLEFHVNPNKTQLFFVSMSPTHESGEDWGDGENCYSETEPVLKEEFWGSDTDPKTMRVVENVLDDLKTRGVDVQMLNITQLSEYRKEGHPSIYRKQWEPLTEEQISDPSSYADCIHWCLPGVPDVWNEFLYAYIVYQ, encoded by the exons ATGGCAAAGAAACACCAAATAGTTCTTGGAATATGGGGAATCAGAAGCAGCTTCCGTTCCCTTATAGCCTTACTTGTGACTATCCTAATAATCACAGCAGTTTATCTTAGCCAAGATAGTGGAAGATTCTTTGAAAATAGAGCCAATGTTGAATTGTCACAATGCAATTTGTTTTCAGGTAAATGGGTGTTTGATAACCAAAGTTACCCTCTATACAAAGAGAAGGAATGCACCTATATGTCTGATCAATTGGCTTGTGAGAAGTTTGGAAGAAAAGACTTGAGCTATCAGAACTGGAGGTGGCAACCTCACCAATGTAACCTCCCTAG GTTCAATGCCACAGCGTTGCTGGAGAGGCTAAGGAACAAGAGGCTTATATTTGTTGGGGATTCACTGAATAGGGGCCAGTGGGTTTCGATGGTCTGTCTGGTCGATTCAGCAGTCCCTCCAACGCTTAAATCCATGCACACCAATGGCTCATTGAGCACCTTTAAGGCCACT GAATATAATGCCTCCATTGAGTTCTACTGGGCTCCATTGCTAGTGGAATCAAACTCTGATGATCCATTGAACCACCGAGTACCAAATAGAACTGTCAGAGTCAAGGCAATTGAAAAGCACGCTAGGCATTGGACTGATGCAGACATACTCGTCTTTGATTCCTACCTGTGGTGGAGAAGGCCCACAATGAAAGTTCT GTGGGGGTCATTCGAAAGCCCAGATGGGATATATAAAGAAGTTGAGATGCTTCGCGTCTATGAGATGGCTCTAAGAACATGGTCTGATTGGTTGGAATTTCATGTCAATCCAAACAAGACCCAATTGTTTTTTGTTAGCATGTCACCAACTCACGAAAG TGGTGAAGATTGGGGTGATGGTGAAAATTGTTACTCAGAAACAGAGCCAGTTTTGAAAGAGGAATTTTGGGGAAGTGACACAGATCCAAAAACGATGCGTGTAGTTGAAAATGTGCTAGACGATTTGAAAACAAGGGGTGTAGATGTACAAATGCTCAACATTACACAACTCTCAGAATATAGAAAAGAAGGCCATCCATCAATCTATAGAAAGCAATGGGAACCTCTAACTGAAGAACAAATATCAGACCCAAGTAGTTATGCAGATTGTATACATTGGTGTCTCCCTGGAGTACCAGATGTGTGGAATGAGTTCTTGTATGCGTACATTGTGTATCAATGA
- the LOC126692467 gene encoding protein trichome birefringence-like 35 — MMLRWNRKKTHFPLIAILSLVFIVFTILYNERSIRQIQENPDHVHHHQEAPVTFVKANRINPAQEVLDRFSKCNSTRDYSGRKIAWVDRNDGQRRRVASERCDVASGKWVFDNTSYPLYKESECPYMSDQLACHRHGRPDLGYQYWRWQPHGCNLKRWNVIEMWEKLRGKRLMFVGDSLNRGQWISMVCLLQSVIPANKRSMSPNAPLTIFRSEEYNATVEFLWAPLLVESNSDDPVNHRLDERIIRPDSVLKHASKWEHADILVFNTYLWWRQGPVKLLWSAGKNGICEELDGLGAMELAMGAWADWVASKVDPLKKQVFFVTMSPTHLWNREWKHGSEGNCYDEKTPIDFEGYWGSGSDLPTMRLVEKVLSRLGSKVSVLNITQLSEYRKDGHPSIYRKFWETLKPEQLSNPPSYSDCIHWCLPGVPDVWNELLFHSL, encoded by the exons ATGATGCTGCGATGGAATAGAAAGAAAACCCATTTCCCTCTCATAGCAATTCTCTCTTTAGTCTTCATAGTTTTCACAATCCTCTACAATGAACGTAGCATAAGGCAAATCCAAGAAAACCCAGATCACGTTCATCATCACCAAGAAGCTCCAGTCACTTTTGTTAAAGCAAATCGTATAAACCCAGCTCAAG AGGTTTTGGATAGATTCAGTAAGTGCAACTCCACCAGAGACTATAGTGGTCGGAAAATCGCTTGGGTTGACCGTAATGACGGTCAACGCCGGAGAGTGGCATCGGAGAGATGCGACGTGGCTTCGGGCAAATGGGTGTTTGATAATACCTCGTATCCACTGTACAAAGAGTCGGAGTGTCCGTACATGTCGGACCAATTGGCGTGTCACAGGCATGGGAGGCCTGATTTGGGGTACCAGTATTGGAGGTGGCAACCCCACGGATGCAATTTGAAGAg ATGGAATGTGATTGAAATGTGGGAGAAGTTGAGAGGGAAAAGGCTAATGTTTGTAGGGGATTCATTAAACCGAGGGCAATGGATATCAATGGTGTGCTTGTTACAGTCAGTGATTCCAGCCAATAAGAGATCTATGTCACCAAATGCGCCTCTTACCATTTTCAGATCAGAG GAATATAATGCAACTGTGGAATTTCTCTGGGCTCCATTACTTGTTGAATCTAATTCTGATGACCCAGTGAATCACAGATTGGATGAACGGATAATCCGTCCTGATTCAGTTCTGAAGCATGCATCAAAGTGGGAGCATGCTGATATATTAGTTTTCAACACGTACTTGTGGTGGCGACAAGGTCCAGTTAAGCTATT atGGAGTGCTGGAAAAAATGGGATTTGTGAAGAATTAGATGGACTTGGAGCTATGGAATTGGCCATGGGAGCATGGGCGGACTGGGTTGCTTCTAAAGTGGATCCCCTCAAGAAGCAAGTCTTTTTTGTTACCATGTCCCCAACGCATCTCTG GAATCGAGAGTGGAAACACGGAAGTGAAGGCAATTGCTATGATGAGAAAACCCCTATAGATTTTGAGGGCTACTGGGGAAGTGGTTCTGACTTGCCTACAATGCGCTTGGTAGAGAAGGTACTTAGCAGGTTAGGTTCAAAGGTTTCTGTTCTTAATATTACTCAACTCTCAGAGTATCGCAAAGATGGCCACCCTTCAATTTACCGCAAGTTTTGGGAGACACTGAAACCTGAACAATTGTCAAACCCTCCAAGTTACTCTGATTGCATACACTGGTGTTTGCCAGGTGTACCTGATGTATGGAATGAGTTGCTATTCCATTctttgtaa
- the LOC126691065 gene encoding uncharacterized protein LOC126691065, with the protein MQREIDELKRELRHAWRRHSSPNSELSSEETDGASYRRRSRTPSRETFSYDEEYHHRRRYKSPPRRGLGNNAMNKALSQVSKSPFMRNIEDPVEHVSHFNQRVIVHSKDEVLMCKVFPSSLGPVAIRWFNGLRANSIDSFKKLTRAFGAHFITCSRVPRPLGSLLSMSMLEGETLKAYSDRYWKMFNEIDGDYDDVAISTFKAGLLAEHDLRKSLIGKLVTSVRQFIDRIDKYKRVEEDQIQGKGKAKVIPQERRDFKSDCYNNNRPRKDFVRQTGSANTQVVNVVFREPVQQVLEKIKNEQFFKWPNKMAEDLMRRNQNLYCQYH; encoded by the exons ATGCAACGTGAAATCGATGAATTGAAGAGGGAATTGCGTCACGCATGGCGAAGACATTCGTCGCCTAACTCCGAGCTGTCCTCTGAGGAGACAGATGGTGCTAGTTATAGACGGAGATCCAGAACTCCGTCCAGAGAGACTTTCTCCTACGACGAGGAATATCACCATAGACGTAGATATAAGAGCCCGCCTCGTAGAGGCCTAGGGAACAATGCCATGAACAAGGCGTTGAGCCAGGTTTCTAAGTCACCCTTCATGCGAAATATAGAAG ATCCAGTGGAACATGTCAGTCATTTCAATCAAAGGGTGATTGTTCATTCTAAAGATGAGGTTttgatgtgtaaggtctttCCATCTAGCTTGGGCCCAGTGGCGATAAGGTGGTTCAATGGTTTAAGGGCAAATTCTATTGATTCCTTTAAGAAACTCACCCGGGCCTTTGGTGCTCACTTTATCACTTGtagcagggttcctcggcctttgggatcCTTGTTATCTATGTCCATGCTGGAGGGGGAAACTTTGAAGGCCTACTCAGATAGATACTGGAAgatgtttaatgaaatagacGGAGACTATGACGATGTGGCCATTAGTACTTTCAAGGCTGGTCTCCTAGCCGAGCATGACCTAAGGAAGTCTCTGATTGGTAAGCTTGTTACCAGTGTGCGCCAATTTATAGATCGGATTGATAAGTACAAAAGGGTAGAGGAAGACCAAATACAGgggaaaggaaaggctaaggtaatccctcaagagaggagggatttcaagtCGGACTGTTACAATAATAACCGACCTCGAAAAGATTTTGTCAGGCAGACAGGATCTGCCAACACCCAGGTGGTTAATGTCGTGTTCCGAGAACCAGTACAACAAGTTCTAGAGAAGATTAAAAACGAGCAGTTCTTtaaatggccgaacaaaatggcaGAAGATCTTATGAGGCGCAACCAAAACCTTTACTGCCAATATCATTAG